One genomic region from Leptospira tipperaryensis encodes:
- a CDS encoding helix-turn-helix domain-containing protein → MNQKRVGQILREAREEKKLSVKDVAKETNISVKYILALETEDYSQFPGETFTMGFLKNYGSYLKLDTGQLINLYRGEKIEESQAPLEELTRPTTSYYSKINVDKNKIFTIAAVLVILICAYIIIDVATDSSSGDDAVEESGKKLDIPENIDFSSRSIPDNRSESFILTPDKGVSFSVSNQQCKLFIDSVEKGGAVNTAVLAFNVYPELTVYKFRLSEGQEKVLSYTIPEISSLRRNVRIIAQAVTENSAKVLVTLSEEEQKPESAVDTTKTLGDVPIQVTLFFSKASYAEFIIDGQMGFRGLVQAGENRSLEAKDRLELKVGDGSAVEMIQNGKPKITLGRPGKLVKKIFVKTQNPYDSTQSVIRELGE, encoded by the coding sequence TTGAATCAGAAAAGAGTAGGACAAATTCTCCGCGAAGCGAGAGAAGAAAAAAAGCTAAGCGTAAAAGACGTAGCGAAAGAAACAAACATTTCGGTGAAATATATCCTCGCACTGGAAACAGAGGACTATTCCCAATTTCCGGGTGAAACCTTCACCATGGGATTTTTAAAAAACTACGGAAGTTATCTCAAACTAGACACGGGACAGTTGATCAACTTGTATCGTGGTGAAAAAATCGAAGAGTCTCAGGCTCCTCTCGAAGAACTCACACGTCCCACAACTTCTTATTATTCTAAAATCAACGTGGATAAGAATAAGATCTTTACGATCGCGGCGGTTCTTGTCATTCTAATCTGCGCTTATATCATCATCGACGTAGCAACCGATTCTTCTTCCGGCGACGACGCGGTGGAAGAATCCGGTAAAAAACTGGACATCCCCGAAAACATCGACTTCTCCTCCAGATCAATCCCGGACAATAGAAGTGAATCTTTTATTCTTACACCGGACAAGGGAGTAAGTTTTTCCGTAAGCAACCAACAGTGTAAGCTCTTCATCGATTCCGTAGAAAAGGGCGGGGCTGTAAACACCGCGGTTCTTGCTTTTAATGTCTATCCGGAACTCACCGTATATAAATTCCGTCTGAGCGAAGGACAGGAAAAAGTTCTGAGTTATACGATTCCCGAAATCTCAAGCCTGAGACGCAACGTAAGAATCATCGCGCAAGCCGTGACTGAAAACTCGGCTAAGGTTCTTGTAACGCTCAGTGAAGAGGAGCAAAAACCGGAAAGCGCAGTCGACACCACAAAGACATTAGGCGACGTTCCAATCCAAGTGACTCTTTTCTTTAGCAAAGCCAGTTACGCCGAATTCATCATCGACGGACAGATGGGTTTTAGAGGTCTTGTGCAGGCCGGAGAAAACCGAAGCCTCGAAGCAAAGGATCGTCTCGAACTCAAAGTGGGAGACGGTTCCGCGGTGGAAATGATCCAGAACGGAAAACCTAAGATCACATTGGGACGTCCCGGAAAACTCGTAAAGAAGATCTTTGTCAAAACGCAAAACCCTTATGATAGTACACAATCCGTCATCAGGGAGTTGGGAGAATAG
- the rimO gene encoding 30S ribosomal protein S12 methylthiotransferase RimO translates to MEKKFFITTLGCPKNTADSMSMHHSLLEEGFVPATLPEESDFHFINTCTFIQSATEETIQTILSAAQVKKQNHQKLVVVGCFAERYPDNISAEIPEVDLFFGTGKYNQAGKLLREKFPDLSPPKLEFNEDILERLKLSAGIENYSKPYAYVKVSDGCNRGCSFCIIPSFRGKFKESPVEDIVRDADRAIRAGAKEICLVSQDTVYYGRDSEVLLDMVRKVSEIEALKILRLLYLYPDKKTEKLIRLMGQTPKIAPYLESPLQHVSSKILKSMNRAGESSYFKDLFSLAREVKPGLEIRTSFIIGYPGEEPDDVDQILRFIEETRPEKVNLFSYSPQEGTKGAEVKQTVSEKEKSKRINLIRDAHLAILEEIHESRIGQTYDAIVDNIEDGQAVVRRLQDAPEMDEVVYVDDPSLIPGTLGKVRIDSFYEYDMNGTWFF, encoded by the coding sequence TTGGAAAAGAAATTCTTCATCACCACACTAGGGTGTCCGAAGAACACGGCGGACTCCATGAGCATGCATCATTCTCTTCTGGAAGAGGGATTTGTTCCCGCTACACTTCCGGAAGAATCTGATTTTCATTTTATCAATACCTGCACCTTCATTCAGTCCGCGACCGAAGAAACGATTCAAACGATTCTTTCCGCGGCTCAGGTAAAAAAACAAAATCATCAAAAACTCGTAGTAGTGGGTTGTTTTGCGGAACGTTATCCGGATAATATCAGCGCCGAAATTCCGGAAGTGGATCTCTTTTTTGGAACGGGAAAATACAACCAAGCGGGAAAACTTCTCAGAGAAAAGTTCCCCGATCTTTCTCCTCCAAAATTAGAATTCAACGAAGACATATTAGAAAGACTCAAACTTTCCGCGGGTATCGAAAACTATTCCAAACCGTACGCGTATGTAAAAGTTTCAGACGGTTGCAACCGAGGATGTTCTTTTTGTATCATTCCTTCTTTTCGCGGGAAGTTTAAAGAATCTCCGGTGGAAGATATCGTCCGCGACGCGGATCGTGCGATTCGCGCGGGAGCCAAAGAGATCTGTCTTGTTTCCCAAGACACGGTTTATTACGGAAGGGATTCGGAAGTTCTTCTGGATATGGTTCGTAAAGTTTCCGAAATCGAAGCGCTCAAGATTCTAAGATTGTTGTATTTGTATCCGGATAAGAAGACTGAAAAACTCATTCGTCTTATGGGTCAAACCCCGAAGATCGCACCTTATCTTGAATCTCCTCTCCAACACGTTTCTTCTAAAATTTTAAAGAGCATGAACCGCGCCGGAGAAAGTTCCTACTTCAAGGATCTTTTTTCACTCGCGAGAGAAGTCAAACCGGGTCTGGAGATTCGCACTTCGTTTATCATCGGTTATCCGGGAGAAGAACCGGACGACGTGGATCAGATCCTTCGTTTTATCGAAGAGACAAGACCCGAAAAGGTGAACTTATTTTCTTATTCTCCGCAGGAAGGAACCAAAGGCGCCGAGGTCAAACAGACCGTATCCGAAAAAGAAAAATCGAAACGAATCAATCTTATCCGCGACGCGCACTTGGCGATCTTGGAAGAGATCCACGAATCAAGAATCGGTCAGACCTACGACGCGATCGTCGACAATATCGAAGACGGTCAAGCTGTGGTAAGAAGACTTCAAGACGCGCCGGAAATGGACGAGGTCGTTTATGTGGACGATCCTTCTTTGATTCCGGGAACTCTTGGAAAAGTCAGGATCGATTCTTTTTACGAATATGACATGAACGGAACCTGGTTTTTTTGA
- the pgsA gene encoding CDP-diacylglycerol--glycerol-3-phosphate 3-phosphatidyltransferase translates to MNKVIFNIPNILTMLRVAAVPFFVWFLFQKEWEYHIAALILFVVASLTDLIDGYLARKWNQETEFGKFLDPLADKIIVTGCFVTFIFLQEQIEFWMVCMIIGRDMLITCLRYLAIRQGQSIRTTMLGKVKTVFQMGAIVLILVFFILVSSKKRILINEAYASGKASGLTVFEIATGNAIYFFQNLNKNTTLGDIIFGLGAFVPYWGMLITTAITVFSGLRYMVSNSQVLYPSNIKRMFQKRGTKSSNS, encoded by the coding sequence ATGAACAAAGTTATTTTCAATATTCCTAATATTCTTACGATGCTCCGCGTAGCCGCGGTTCCCTTTTTTGTCTGGTTTTTATTCCAGAAAGAATGGGAATATCATATCGCAGCTCTGATTCTTTTCGTCGTCGCGTCCTTGACCGATCTCATCGACGGTTATCTCGCTCGTAAATGGAATCAGGAAACCGAGTTCGGAAAATTCTTAGATCCGCTCGCGGATAAGATCATCGTAACTGGTTGTTTTGTTACGTTTATCTTTTTGCAGGAACAGATCGAATTCTGGATGGTCTGTATGATCATCGGAAGAGACATGCTCATCACTTGTCTTCGTTATCTCGCGATTCGCCAGGGACAATCGATCCGAACCACGATGCTCGGCAAAGTAAAGACCGTCTTTCAGATGGGAGCGATCGTACTCATTCTTGTATTCTTTATTCTCGTATCGAGTAAGAAAAGAATTTTGATCAACGAGGCTTACGCTTCCGGAAAGGCTTCCGGTCTCACGGTATTCGAGATTGCAACCGGGAATGCGATTTACTTTTTTCAAAACTTAAACAAGAATACCACCTTGGGAGATATCATCTTCGGTCTCGGAGCCTTTGTTCCTTATTGGGGAATGCTCATCACGACCGCGATCACTGTATTCTCAGGGCTTCGTTATATGGTATCCAACAGCCAAGTTCTTTATCCCTCCAATATCAAAAGGATGTTTCAGAAACGTGGAACCAAGAGCAGCAATTCTTAA
- the trpD gene encoding anthranilate phosphoribosyltransferase, with protein sequence MEPRAAILKLIDRKHLTSEEAETFLNHVMKGEVSEILLSAFLSAMRANGESVDEVLGCTLALRKNALRPKTVFPFDLLDTCGTGGDGQGTINISTLSAITLASLGIKVAKHGNRSVSSHTGSSDILTRLGYKTEKTQEEVEQHLISQGFTFLFAPMWHPSMKYAGPVRKELGFRTVFNMIGPLSNPFSPQYQIIGVYEPELMELFIKVLQALGLKRAMVCHSRDGLDEFSIFSITDYSFLENGVISRHSFDPSILKLPTLKKEEVYASSSDHAEALARRVLNGEEIAGSYAVALNAGAGLFVMGKAPSIEEGSKIALEAILSGKTKKYFEDLISKG encoded by the coding sequence GTGGAACCAAGAGCAGCAATTCTTAAACTGATCGATCGAAAACACCTCACTTCCGAAGAAGCCGAGACTTTTCTAAATCACGTCATGAAAGGAGAAGTTTCCGAAATTCTTCTTTCCGCTTTTTTAAGCGCGATGAGAGCCAATGGAGAATCGGTCGACGAAGTCCTCGGTTGCACCTTGGCCCTTCGCAAAAACGCGCTCCGACCGAAGACAGTATTTCCTTTTGATCTTTTGGACACTTGTGGAACCGGAGGAGACGGACAGGGGACGATCAATATCAGCACCCTTTCCGCGATTACTCTTGCTTCTTTAGGAATCAAGGTCGCCAAACACGGAAACAGATCCGTGTCTTCTCATACGGGATCGAGCGATATTCTTACGAGACTCGGATACAAAACCGAAAAGACCCAAGAAGAAGTGGAACAGCATCTGATCTCTCAAGGGTTCACCTTTCTCTTTGCACCGATGTGGCATCCTTCTATGAAATACGCGGGACCGGTTCGCAAAGAATTGGGCTTTCGAACGGTCTTTAATATGATCGGTCCGCTTTCCAATCCGTTTTCTCCCCAGTATCAGATCATCGGGGTTTACGAACCGGAACTCATGGAACTCTTTATCAAGGTTTTACAAGCCCTTGGTTTAAAACGGGCTATGGTCTGCCATTCTCGGGACGGACTGGATGAATTTTCGATCTTTTCGATCACTGACTATTCTTTTCTGGAGAATGGGGTCATCAGTCGTCATTCTTTTGATCCTTCTATCCTAAAACTGCCGACACTAAAGAAAGAAGAAGTCTACGCATCCTCTTCCGATCACGCCGAAGCTCTTGCGAGAAGGGTTTTGAACGGAGAAGAGATCGCGGGTTCCTATGCGGTGGCCTTGAACGCGGGAGCGGGACTTTTTGTAATGGGAAAAGCTCCGAGTATCGAAGAAGGAAGCAAAATAGCCCTGGAAGCGATTCTTTCTGGAAAAACAAAGAAGTATTTCGAAGATTTAATTTCCAAAGGGTAA
- the yajC gene encoding preprotein translocase subunit YajC codes for MNSIILLQLAQAAGDGDKSPFSTLLLIPIMLVIMYFLVIRPQRSEEKKRKEMIGSLKKGDEVITSSGIHGKVVEIKDNDEVVVLNIAKDTNVSFTASTVVKKKQADK; via the coding sequence TTGAATTCAATTATACTACTTCAATTGGCACAAGCCGCCGGCGACGGAGACAAGTCTCCTTTCTCCACGTTACTCTTGATTCCAATCATGCTCGTGATCATGTATTTTCTCGTGATTCGTCCTCAAAGAAGCGAAGAAAAAAAACGCAAAGAGATGATCGGTAGCCTCAAAAAAGGCGACGAGGTAATTACGTCTTCCGGGATTCACGGTAAGGTCGTAGAGATCAAGGACAACGACGAAGTTGTGGTTCTCAATATAGCAAAAGACACAAACGTATCTTTTACCGCGAGCACGGTAGTTAAAAAGAAACAAGCGGACAAATGA
- a CDS encoding SRP-less Sec system protein, whose translation MKKAAVSILLFLFLGNTVLFSQDGEEIDFLEKVAEPKKTASKKSSSSTSSSTKSSKKKEKKKSKKKKSKKSSTSPQNPENTKKNVEPSTNAEDPSKSGNNSQNNGSNSNSVNSSNTNSQTKDPSTRSVEEEQQLASASKVDTSDLQKPYWVNEEVKIKPNGLPGITVVAEPEKVEPGPSFQSRLSDILKLGEDKKKEEEKKKVQEGQKSGSFTGFISDYKKPIIIVVFILLFALYRLKAGKSRGSSGRRSPVTINKMRRD comes from the coding sequence ATGAAAAAAGCGGCGGTCTCCATTCTACTCTTTCTTTTTCTTGGGAATACGGTTTTGTTTTCTCAGGACGGGGAAGAAATCGACTTCCTGGAAAAGGTTGCCGAACCCAAAAAGACCGCTAGCAAAAAATCATCTAGCTCGACTTCTTCCTCTACGAAATCTTCCAAAAAGAAAGAGAAGAAAAAGTCCAAAAAGAAAAAATCTAAAAAATCATCTACTTCTCCGCAGAATCCGGAAAATACAAAGAAGAATGTGGAGCCTTCCACAAACGCTGAAGATCCCTCGAAATCCGGGAACAACTCCCAGAACAACGGATCGAATTCGAATTCCGTCAATTCTTCCAATACGAACTCTCAGACAAAAGATCCTTCCACTCGCAGCGTAGAAGAAGAGCAACAACTCGCGAGCGCTTCCAAAGTGGACACAAGCGATTTACAAAAACCGTATTGGGTGAACGAAGAAGTAAAAATTAAACCGAACGGACTCCCAGGGATTACTGTCGTGGCCGAACCCGAAAAAGTCGAACCAGGTCCTTCTTTTCAATCCCGTCTTTCCGACATACTCAAGTTAGGCGAAGATAAGAAAAAAGAAGAAGAGAAAAAAAAGGTTCAGGAAGGACAGAAGTCCGGATCCTTTACGGGATTTATTTCCGATTATAAAAAACCCATCATCATTGTAGTATTTATTTTATTATTTGCTTTGTATCGATTGAAAGCGGGAAAATCGCGCGGAAGTTCCGGTCGCAGATCCCCGGTGACGATCAATAAAATGAGAAGAGACTAG
- the secD gene encoding protein translocase subunit SecD, which translates to MKSATWIFLPLAIILAATIVLYPNFAQRELELAVRKEFASIPEEQKKEILSKFEKRWNAEYKQSDWVISPSPSDLKDESFLLVKGRFVTSAKINQISQENPELILEAKNKLRPTLVEEWIAKGRPLTIKLGLDLQGGMRVAMKGDFEDYASKLRESYIKEIENLKKTVADPSNDEKEKKKAKDRLEEIESYFELSPSRKLLELEKAKLIIDNRLTSQNLTEPQVRIQKDQDSIEVSLPGVTNSSQILEIIQNTETVEYRLEEPENSAGNGTTYAAIIQQEENKLLEAGKREETDIVKYQNLVKQKLGKAEQDRFLQALEEKYKIPKEKYRIFAYWKRGNSQNSPQLPRNFIVLEKAIALDGRDMRDARPAFENNSFGYIVSFTLTSSGAEKFFEITSQNKGRNLAIVWGDKVVSAPTIRGAIAGGMAQIDGSFTKEEAVDLANVISEGALPIPLRVLEMRFIGPTLGIESIEVGIKAVGIGFILVMLYMLLIYRLSGIVANIALFANIIILSALLSLMGFTLTLPGFAGIILTVGMAVDANVIIYERIKEELMAGKSASVAVAQGFDNAFWTIIDSNVTTLISGILMIRLGNGPIKGFAITLCWGIVTSLFTSLFLSRLIMDLLVNKLGVQKLQIGFKKLES; encoded by the coding sequence TTGAAATCTGCGACATGGATTTTCCTGCCGCTCGCCATTATTTTAGCGGCCACCATTGTACTGTATCCCAACTTCGCTCAGAGAGAGTTGGAGCTTGCGGTAAGAAAAGAATTTGCGTCCATTCCGGAAGAGCAAAAAAAAGAAATCCTATCTAAGTTTGAAAAACGCTGGAATGCGGAATACAAACAATCCGATTGGGTGATCTCACCTTCTCCTTCCGATCTGAAAGACGAATCCTTTCTTTTGGTAAAAGGAAGATTTGTGACATCCGCAAAGATCAACCAGATCTCTCAGGAAAATCCCGAACTCATTCTCGAGGCAAAAAACAAACTTCGTCCTACGCTCGTGGAAGAATGGATCGCAAAGGGACGTCCTCTTACGATCAAACTCGGTCTCGATTTACAAGGCGGGATGAGGGTCGCCATGAAAGGGGACTTTGAAGACTACGCTTCGAAACTCAGAGAAAGTTATATTAAAGAAATTGAAAATTTAAAAAAGACGGTTGCCGATCCTTCCAACGACGAGAAGGAAAAGAAAAAAGCAAAGGATCGTCTGGAAGAGATCGAAAGTTATTTCGAACTTTCACCAAGTCGCAAACTTTTAGAACTCGAAAAAGCAAAACTCATCATCGACAATCGTCTTACGAGCCAGAACTTAACCGAACCTCAGGTACGGATTCAAAAAGATCAGGATTCGATCGAAGTTTCTCTTCCCGGTGTGACTAACTCTTCTCAGATTCTGGAAATCATTCAGAATACGGAAACAGTGGAATATCGCCTGGAAGAACCCGAGAATTCCGCAGGAAACGGAACTACTTACGCGGCTATCATTCAACAGGAAGAAAACAAACTTCTGGAAGCCGGTAAAAGGGAAGAAACCGATATCGTTAAATATCAGAATCTCGTAAAACAAAAGCTCGGAAAAGCGGAACAGGATCGATTCTTACAAGCCCTCGAAGAGAAGTATAAAATTCCAAAAGAGAAATATAGAATCTTCGCTTATTGGAAACGTGGAAACAGCCAGAATTCTCCTCAACTTCCTAGAAACTTTATCGTTCTTGAAAAAGCGATCGCTCTGGACGGAAGAGATATGAGAGACGCAAGACCTGCGTTTGAAAATAATTCTTTCGGATATATCGTTTCGTTTACTCTTACGAGCAGTGGAGCCGAGAAATTTTTCGAAATCACTTCTCAGAACAAGGGAAGAAACCTCGCGATCGTCTGGGGAGACAAGGTAGTTTCCGCTCCTACGATCCGAGGCGCGATCGCGGGCGGTATGGCTCAGATCGACGGCTCTTTTACAAAAGAAGAAGCAGTGGATCTCGCGAACGTGATCAGTGAAGGCGCGCTTCCGATTCCTCTTCGAGTTTTGGAGATGAGATTTATCGGACCGACCCTCGGGATCGAATCAATCGAAGTCGGTATCAAAGCCGTAGGGATCGGATTCATTCTTGTGATGCTTTATATGCTCTTGATCTATAGGCTTTCCGGAATTGTGGCGAACATCGCACTTTTTGCTAACATCATCATCTTGAGCGCTCTTCTTTCTTTGATGGGATTTACTCTCACTCTTCCTGGTTTTGCGGGGATTATCCTCACGGTCGGTATGGCGGTGGACGCTAACGTGATCATCTACGAAAGAATCAAAGAAGAATTGATGGCCGGTAAGTCAGCGTCCGTCGCGGTCGCCCAAGGTTTTGACAACGCCTTCTGGACGATCATCGATAGTAACGTGACTACTTTGATTTCAGGAATTCTCATGATCCGTCTCGGAAACGGACCGATCAAGGGTTTCGCGATCACGCTTTGTTGGGGTATCGTTACTTCACTTTTTACCTCTTTATTCCTGAGTCGTCTGATCATGGATCTTTTGGTCAATAAGCTGGGAGTTCAGAAACTCCAGATCGGCTTTAAAAAATTGGAGTCTTAA
- the secF gene encoding protein translocase subunit SecF, whose product MFDFIKYKYVSIGASLALILFGFGYTFVVHGGFANSLDFNGGLRTVIEFDKNVDRKKLETYFADNKIETVLLLLDKEKNHFQIDIGLGSVDAILQKYKEKNVVKSEDKADISAIDALISILIADFGINKSQVLSANQVGAVVGGELSSTGVTLLGLTMVIILAYISFRFQFKFALGAIVALTHDLVLTIAFIGFFQIKPSVPIIAALLTLLGYSINDTIVVFDRIRENAAGNLNETFGQTINSSINQTLGRTFNTSFATLISIVAIIIGGATELFDFAYVLTFGIIIGTYSSIFIAAPLVDIYDHLARRIRA is encoded by the coding sequence ATGTTTGATTTTATAAAATATAAATACGTCTCTATCGGTGCTTCTCTCGCTCTGATTCTATTCGGATTCGGTTATACGTTTGTAGTTCACGGAGGGTTTGCGAACTCTCTCGACTTCAACGGCGGACTCAGAACCGTAATCGAATTTGATAAGAATGTGGATCGTAAGAAATTGGAAACCTACTTTGCCGACAACAAGATCGAAACCGTTCTTCTTCTTTTGGATAAAGAGAAGAATCACTTTCAGATCGATATCGGACTCGGTTCCGTGGATGCAATCCTTCAAAAATACAAAGAGAAGAACGTCGTAAAATCGGAAGACAAGGCAGATATCTCCGCGATCGACGCTCTGATTTCGATCTTGATCGCGGACTTCGGAATTAATAAGAGCCAAGTCTTAAGCGCCAATCAAGTAGGGGCCGTTGTCGGCGGAGAATTATCTTCGACCGGAGTTACACTTCTCGGACTTACGATGGTGATCATTCTCGCTTACATCAGTTTTCGATTTCAATTTAAGTTTGCCCTGGGAGCGATCGTCGCTCTTACCCACGACTTAGTTCTAACCATTGCGTTTATCGGATTTTTTCAGATCAAACCGAGCGTTCCGATCATCGCGGCGCTTCTGACCTTACTCGGTTATTCCATCAACGATACGATCGTGGTCTTTGATAGAATTCGCGAGAATGCAGCAGGAAATCTAAACGAAACCTTCGGACAGACGATCAACTCTTCTATCAACCAGACCTTGGGAAGAACGTTTAACACCTCTTTTGCGACCTTGATTTCGATCGTAGCGATCATCATCGGAGGGGCGACCGAACTTTTCGACTTCGCTTATGTATTAACCTTTGGAATCATCATCGGAACGTATTCTTCGATTTTTATCGCGGCTCCTCTGGTCGATATCTACGACCACCTTGCAAGAAGGATTCGTGCCTGA
- a CDS encoding bifunctional diaminohydroxyphosphoribosylaminopyrimidine deaminase/5-amino-6-(5-phosphoribosylamino)uracil reductase RibD, with protein sequence MSLLPESFREELRKLAFLSTGESSPNPPVSCLITNVENTKIFAQGRTSPTGGPHAERNAYSEFLKNGYSDTPHNVWVTLEPCSHYGKTPPCLDLILEYRPKTLYYGWKDPNPLVQTKDGLEECLRQGIKVVQDRTLEEIAKESLFGFASRLETQTPSMIFKTAVSKEGFYASSDKRRTQLSGKLTSYYTSLLRAKCDAVLVGPGTLFYDIPGLDFRFPKMETWEPRKNLTKEFSKTEGILLQEFRENFFGAPALLKNILKLGMDSDIQRIHGVFENAYQPYRVFILFEEKNVTAEFLEKQRAINERLGSQKCVFLVKKDTILKEETKEELRSLSEKELFFVDTMMLAEETLKILSEIGVNILLVEGGNLLYEKFQSKMKADDVILKIQTPTSIQEGIKPKLRMNDSTLLWKSKLEEDIWEVHTCLRDL encoded by the coding sequence ATGTCTCTCCTCCCGGAATCTTTTCGGGAGGAATTGCGTAAACTTGCCTTTCTCTCCACGGGTGAAAGTTCTCCGAACCCACCCGTTTCTTGTCTTATCACAAACGTCGAAAACACGAAAATCTTCGCACAAGGAAGAACCTCTCCAACTGGCGGACCACACGCCGAAAGAAACGCATATTCAGAATTTCTAAAGAACGGATATTCCGACACGCCGCATAACGTTTGGGTCACTCTCGAACCCTGTAGTCATTACGGCAAAACCCCTCCTTGTCTCGACTTAATCTTAGAATACAGACCGAAGACTCTTTATTACGGATGGAAGGATCCGAATCCGTTGGTCCAAACCAAAGACGGTTTGGAAGAATGTCTACGACAGGGAATCAAAGTCGTCCAAGATCGGACCTTGGAAGAGATCGCGAAGGAAAGTCTTTTTGGATTTGCTTCTCGTTTAGAAACACAAACTCCTTCCATGATTTTTAAAACGGCAGTTTCCAAAGAAGGTTTTTATGCATCCTCCGATAAAAGAAGAACCCAACTTTCCGGAAAACTTACTTCGTATTACACGTCTTTGCTTCGCGCGAAATGCGACGCGGTTCTCGTAGGACCGGGAACTTTGTTTTACGATATTCCTGGATTGGATTTTCGATTTCCAAAAATGGAAACTTGGGAGCCTCGAAAAAATCTTACGAAAGAATTTTCGAAAACCGAAGGGATTCTACTTCAGGAGTTTCGTGAGAATTTTTTCGGAGCTCCCGCCTTACTTAAGAATATTCTAAAATTGGGAATGGATTCGGATATCCAGAGAATTCACGGAGTCTTTGAAAACGCATATCAGCCGTATCGAGTTTTTATTCTATTCGAAGAAAAGAATGTGACTGCAGAATTTTTAGAAAAACAAAGAGCGATCAACGAAAGACTCGGTTCGCAAAAATGCGTTTTCCTAGTCAAAAAAGACACGATTCTTAAAGAGGAAACAAAAGAAGAATTGAGATCTCTTTCCGAGAAGGAATTGTTTTTCGTGGATACTATGATGCTCGCGGAAGAAACCTTAAAAATTCTTTCCGAGATCGGAGTCAATATTCTCCTTGTGGAAGGTGGAAACCTTCTTTATGAAAAATTTCAATCTAAGATGAAAGCAGACGACGTAATTTTAAAAATACAAACTCCAACTTCCATTCAAGAAGGAATCAAACCGAAGTTAAGAATGAACGATTCCACTTTGCTCTGGAAGTCGAAATTGGAAGAAGATATCTGGGAGGTTCACACATGTTTACGGGACTTGTAG
- a CDS encoding riboflavin synthase, whose product MFTGLVETTGKILEIKDTSDGRDFLVETTWIQPDLKLGDSISVNGCCQTVTEFADQGSRFRFYSSFKTLELTNFGKLEIGEEVNLERSALPTTRLGGHLVSGHIDGTGNILSKEEREGGSVVCYTIQTDSSFSKYIAPRGSITVDGISLTVVDSRPEEFDLILIPETLKKTNAKSWKPGTILNLEIDLVARYLEQLLKYK is encoded by the coding sequence ATGTTTACGGGACTTGTAGAAACGACGGGAAAAATTTTAGAAATCAAAGATACTTCCGATGGAAGGGACTTCCTCGTAGAAACAACTTGGATACAGCCCGACTTAAAACTTGGAGATTCGATTTCCGTAAACGGATGTTGTCAGACTGTCACCGAGTTTGCCGATCAAGGAAGCCGCTTTCGATTCTACTCTAGTTTCAAAACTCTCGAGCTTACAAACTTTGGAAAGCTCGAGATCGGAGAAGAAGTAAATTTAGAAAGAAGCGCTTTACCGACGACTCGTCTCGGAGGACATCTCGTGAGCGGACATATCGATGGGACCGGAAACATTCTCAGTAAAGAAGAGAGAGAAGGCGGAAGCGTTGTCTGTTATACGATCCAGACGGATTCTTCTTTTTCCAAATACATTGCTCCGAGAGGAAGTATCACCGTGGACGGAATTTCTCTTACGGTCGTGGATTCGAGACCGGAAGAATTTGATTTGATTCTTATCCCGGAAACTCTCAAAAAAACAAATGCTAAATCCTGGAAGCCCGGAACGATTCTGAATTTAGAAATTGATCTGGTGGCGCGTTACTTGGAACAACTCCTAAAATATAAATAG